The segment TTTAAGATCCTATGGGGTATCATTGAAGAAAATTCATTCCGGTCGCATTGCAACTGGAAACCACTGGTAACCGGCAAGAATCCCATAAGTCTTCGGCAACGAGGATCCTCAAGTTTCTTAATAATGTAAAACCCTCTATTATTAAGATGTCTGAGAATCCTTTTGGTTTCTTGTTTGCGGGTCACCTTCCTCAGCATCTGGAGAAACCAATTGAAAAATCGCATATTATTACTTTTAATGGCGGGGGTCCTTTTTAATTCCGCCTGCGAGAAAAAGCTCAAGGAACATCCCCTGCCTGAAAGCCTGAAACAAAAAATCATCAAACAAAGTGATCCTGCTGTAAAAGCCAAAGAAATTTCCGGCACGATCACCGTTGATCAACAATATGCAAACTCTATTCCAAATAACGCCAGACTGTTCATCATTGCCCGTCCCGAGGGAGTTTCAGGGGGGCCTCCCCTGGCCGTCAAGCGCCACAGTTTGGTGGAGTTCCCTTTCAATTACACTATCGGCCCTTCCGATGTAATGCTTGAGGGAAATCCCTTCGAAGGGGCCATTGCCTTAAAGGTTCGAATCGATCAGGACGGTAATGCCCAGGCCAGCCCGGGCGATATCGAGGGCGAAACACTGAGCGAGGCCGGTGCAAAACAAGTGGACATCGTGTTGAACAAAATAATTGCCCCTGGAAAAAATTCCGTCAGCGGAACTTTGCGCATCGATCCAAAATTAGCGAAAAATTTGCCGGATACCTGGAAATTATTTCTCTTTGCGCGACCCCAGGGCGCAACCGCGGGACCGCCTTTAGCCGTCAAACTTCTGGATTCGGTCCAGTTTCCGTACCCGTTCACTCTCGGTCAGGAAAACGTCATGATGCCGGGCTCAGTTTTTGAAGGCGAGATGACGTTGATCGCGCGCATCGATCACGATGGCGACGCGCGTTCCAGCCCCGACGATCTGGCGGGAGTGACAACCGTCACCGCGGGGGATCAACAGGTGGAGATTGTTATTGACCGGAGGGTTGGGGGTTAAAAACCTTCTTCCTGTTTGAAAGCCAGATCCACAAAGCAAAAACCCCCGTCAGCAAAAGGCACGCCTGGCTGAACAGGTCGCCGTTTTGGGCATAAAAGGTTTTTCCTTGACGGTTGGGATGGATTTCGCTGATGACGATCTCTTCTTCAAACAGTTCGGTGGTTTGCCTGAGGGCTCCTGTCGGGTCGATGGTGCCGGTGATTCCGGTATTGGCGGCCCGCACGATGGGAACGCGGTTTTCCACGGCGCGCAGTGCGGCCATGTCCATGTGCTGATAAGAAGCGGCGCTTCTGCCAAACCAGGCGTCGTTGGTGATGTTCACCAGAAATTGTGCACCGCGGTTGACCGGTTGCCGGACCAGATCGGGAAAGGTGATTTCATAGCAAATGGAAATGGCCAGTTTGTGACCGTTGAGGTCAAACACCCTGGCCTCTGTTCCCCGGCCAAAGTCGCCGATACCTTCCACCATTTTGTGGACGAACCACAATATTTCTTTAAAGGGGACGAATTCTCCAAAAGGCACGAGGTGGATTTTATCGTAGCGCCCCAGAGTCTCCCCGGACGTGTCGATTAAAAAAGCGCTGTTGAACTGGACCCGTTCCTGATTCCTCACTTCCAGATAAGGACTGCCCAGCAATAAAGGTGTTTTTGTCGTTTTTACGATTTCTTTAATAAGTTCGGAATTGGCTTTGTCGAGAGAGTAATAAAACGGAATGGCAGCCTCCGGCCATACGATGAGGTCAGGTTTAGACTGGGCGGCTTTCAGACTGAGCGTTCGATAAGTTTCCATCACCTGGCCTTGAAAGAGCGGGTTCCATTTTAAGTGTTGCTCGATGTTTCCCTGGGCCAGCCCAACTTTAACGGATTTTCCTTTTTTGGAATCGCTTTCCCAATTATTAAGCGCCATTTGCCCATAGCCGATCCAAAGGGCCAGCACCAGCCCGGAAACCCCTAAAGCAATCGCGGCTTGTTTTTTTCCCGCCGCTGATCCCTTGCGTTTTAACCATTTGTTCAATGCATAAAACAGACTGGCGTTGATGAATACAATCAACGAGGAGATGCCATAAACCCCTGTGATTTCTGCCATTTGAATCACCGGAAGACTCCCCGCCTGAGAGTAGCCGAGCCCCAGCCAGGAAAAACCATATTTTGAGTGCGTGGACCGAAGATATTCCAAAGAAGTCCAGAGTCCGGGAGCGAGAAAAAGCACCGATAAAGGGTTTCCCTGGCTCCATTTTTTGACCAGATAACAAAACAGCGCCAGATAAAGGCTCAGGTAAGCGGCCAAAAGCATTAAAATCAGGTAACTGACGACCATCGGCAGGTTTCCGTAATTGACGATGGTGTTGGTGACCCATCGCAACCCGAAACCGTAGAAGAGCATTCCGGTCCAAAACCCGAACAGGGTGGCTCTTGTCAGTGATTGGTCCTGGATGAGAAAAAATAGGGGAATTAAAGAAAACCAGGCAAGGATTTCCAGATCAAACTGTGGAAAAATAAGGATCAGCAAAAGGCCGCTTGCGGTTGATAGTATCCAGGGCCGCTTGCCGCTAATTGTTTGCACTGGGTTTTTCCTCGAACATGGGGTATAGTGGTAGGGTTGACATTGTTAAAAAAAACGAGTCCATTGTTTTGAGTTCGCAGAAAGAATTGATCGACAGCTTTAAAAAGGTTTGCATTTGCCGAAATGTGAAGGCCGGAACCATCATGACCGCCCTCAGGCAGGGGACCTTGTCTTTTGAAGCGCTTAGGCGAAAAATTGGTGTCGGAACCGGGAATTGCAAGGCGAAAAGATGCCGAACTCCCATCGAAAAACGGATAAAAGATTATAAAAACAGTCAGAAACAAGAACTCGAAAAGCCCGCCGTCTGAGCTTATTTGTGTTCGAGTGCTTAATTGAACCCCTTCCCCACGGCCTTACCTTTCTGTTTTAGAGTTTCCTTAGCCGGGAAAACCCCCTAAAGTTTTATTATAACCCGTTAAAAAAGAGAAGAAAAAGAAGGCGTTTAAGCAGTTATTGCAGAGAAGCCACTGCTTTAGCGATGCGGTCCACTCCCTGGCGAATAATTTCCTGCGTGTTGGCGAATGACAGCCGCACATTGCTGTCGGCCCCGAAGGCGATCCCCGGAACCAGTGCCACCTTCGCTTCCTTGAGCAGGAATTTAGAAAATTCGACGGACCCTCCGATAGGTTGCCCTTGGTAACGTTTTCCATAAAATACTGAAAAATCCGGAAACGTGTAAAATGACCCCACCGGACGATAGCAAGTCACTCCGTCTATGTTTGCCAGCAGTTTTAAAAGAAGATCCCGCCGCACATTAAATTCCTTCACCATTTCTGCGATGGCTTCCTGTGGGCCGGTGAGAGCCTCGACACTTGCCGCTTGCGAAATAGATGCTGGGTTGGACGTGCTTTGGCTTTGAATTTTATTGACTTGCGCAGCGATTTCACGGTTTGCGGCCAGATAGCCGATCCGCCAACCCGTCATGGCGTAGCATTTGGACATGCCGTTGATGACCACGCAATTCTCCTGAATCTCTTTGCCAAGAGAAGCGATGCTGACATGCTCGAACTTGTCAAACACGATTTTTTCATAGATTTCATCGGCAATGACAAGCAACTTGTGCTTTAAGGCGCACTCGGCGATGGCTTCCAATTCCTTTTTACTGTAGGCGGACCCCGTCGGGTTGGAGGGACTGTTGATAATGAGGGCGCGGGTGCTGGGGGTGACCGCCTGGTCGATTTGTTGCGGGGTGATTTTGAATTCGTTTTGCGCCGTCGTGTCAACGATCACCGGGGTGGCGTCTGCCAGTCGAACCATTTCCGGGTAGGACAGCCAGTAGGGAGCCGGTATCAGGATTTCATCGCCTTTATCCCACAGCGCTTGCGCTAAATTGTAGAAGGAATGTTTGGCCCCGCACGAAACCACAATTTGATCTCGCTGATAATCCAAGCCGTTATCCTGCTTGAATTTATGAACAACGGCATCCTTCAATTCATTGGTGCCGCTGACGGGGGTATAGTGAGTCTGATTATTTTGAATGGCCCGGATGCCAGCCTGTTTGACATTTTCAGGGGTGTTAAAATCTGGTTCCCCGGCGCCGAAACTGATGACGTCTTCGCCTTTGGCCTTCAGTTCATTGGCCAGGGCGGTGATTTCCAAGGTCAGGGAAGATTGGACCGACTGTATGCGTTGGGAAAATTTCATTTTGTATTTATTTTTTGAAATCCGCGGGTGACGCTTTCTGGAACCAGGTTGGAGATATTTCCTCCATGACTGGCGATCTCCTTGACCAGATTGGAGCTCAGAAAAGAGAATTCCTGGCTGGGGATCATGAATAACGTCTCGATGGTCTCATCGAGGGTTCGGTTCATCAATCCCATTTGCAACTCAAACTCAAAATCCGAAACTGCCCGCAGTCCTTTGATAATGACGGTGGCATTTTTCGATTGGACAAAGCTGGTCAAAAGGCAGTCGAACGGAACCACCTCAAGATTGCCAAGTTCTTGGGTGGCCGACTCAATAAAATCCACCCGCATTTCGTGTGGAAACAGGGGAGATTTTTTGGGATTCAGGGCGACTGCTACGATCAGATGGTCAAAAATTTTGACCGCCCGATTCATGATGTCTAAATGACCGTGGGTGACCGGGTCGAACGTTCCAGGATAAATGGCGATCCGTTTCATTTAACGATTTTTGCATTGTGGGAAAAACGCTGAAAATTATATCTCTTATTTGGTTTTTCTCAAGCTAAAAGTCAGGAGAAGGCCCCATTGCTGGAATTAAAAAACAACAACCAGGCGCTTTAAGGCGGAGCGCACTCAAGGTTGCGTTTTTTTGCTGAATTGACCGTTGCAATCAACCCAGGGATGAACCGATATAGGCTCCCCTGGGTTTTTCGATGTCCGAACTAATCAGGTTTCGAGAGGCCATCCTTTTTCCCGCCAGCGTTGCATGCCCCCATCTCCCACGCAAACAATATTACTCAACCCGGAATTATTGAGGACTTGCGAGGCCATTTTTGCCCGCCCACCCATCTTGCAGTGGACATAAACCGTTTCGTAATTTTTCAGTTCATCGACGATGGACCCCACTTCCTCATGCGGCGTGTTTTGCGCCCCCTTAATATGTCCTTCATTAAATTCTTCGGGTGACCGGACATCCAGGATCAAATGTTTTTCATTCAATTGATCCAGGCGATCGTGTAGTTCATCAATATTTATCTGTTCCATTCTAAACCTCAGAAAAATGTTGTGTGCCCCGGAGGCATATTAAAATTTCGGTTTTTGGATTATAGCATGGCCTAAATAGATTCAGGATCGGGCAAATTTAATAAAAGCCGGTTTTCTGCAAAACTCAATGGGAATAAACTGCCGATAACTATCAATAGGTTAGGAAAATTTTTCTTCCGCAACGTAAAAAACATCCCCAGGTGAATTAGGGCGTATCCCTCGTCCTGCAGGGCTTTTGAGGTGTTGGCAAGACGGCATTCAAGCTTTGGTACAAATATTGCTCGAACAGGAAAGAGTAAATAAATGAGGGCATTGGATGCATGAAGGAATATACATAGCGGCCTCCGGGGCATTTAAGCAGGAGCGCAAGCTGGATGTCATCGCCAACAACCTGGCCAATTTGGGAAATTCGGGCTTCAAGAGAGACGGTTTAGCGTTCAGGGAAATGATTCCCCCGTTCAACTCCAACGCCCAGTTGACGGCAGGTTTGAACCCGGCCCAGGGTTCGTTTCCATCCGACATCCGGGTGTCTTATGTCGGAGTCAACGATCTTTATACGGACACTTCCAATGGCACCTTGCGGCCCACGGGAAACGCCCTCGATGTGGGTCTGGATGGTGACGGGTTCTTCGTCGTGGACACGCCTCAGGGGCAGCGCTACACCCGCAACGGAAATTTCAAATTGTCGCCGGATGGAAGCCTCGTGACACAGGAAGGCCACCAGGTGATCGGCAATGACAACCTCCCCATAAAAATAGATCTGACCGCAGGCGGCAGAATATCGATCGACGCGTCTGGCGGAATTTCCCTGGGCGATGGTTTGCAAAATATTCCCGTTGGGAATTTCAAACTGGTGAACTTTGAGGATCCGACGAAACTGAAAAAACAGGGAGACGGTTTGTTGAAACTTGAAGGCGCCGGAGCGGGAGAAAAACCACCGGGCAACTTGCGGGTGCAACAAGGATTTCTCGAAGCTTCAAATGTGAACGCGATTGAGGAAATGACCAATATGATCGTCACGCTCCGGGCCTTTGAGGCCTACCAGAAAGTTATTCAATCCATTGACCAGGCGGACGATCAGGCGGTAAATACCATTGGCCGCGTGGCTTAGGGTTGAGTTTGTCTTGCCCATATTGGCATTAATGATTAGAAAGGGAAAGCATAGATGATCCGTTCTTTATACACAGCGGCAACCGGCATGAACGCCCAGGAGTTGAACGTCAGCGTGATCTCCAACAACCTCGCCAACGTGAACACCGTGGGTTACAAAAGAAGCCGACCGGAGTTTCAGGACCTTCTCTATCAGAACCTCCGCCTGGTGGGAACGCTGTCAGAAAACGGCAACCAGGTGCCCACCGGGGCGCAGTTGGGTTTGGGAACGAAAACCTCGGCGATCCAAAAGATTTTCCTGCAGGGGGATTTCGCGCAAACGCAGAACACCCTCGACATGGCGATTCAGGGGAGAGGCTTTTTTCAAGTCGCGCAAGCGGATGGAACCATCGCTTACACCCGGTCGGGTTCCTTCAAGCTGGATAATTCCGGGCAGATCGTGACGGCGGATGGCCTGACCATGGAGCCGGCCATCACCGTGCCTCCGGATGCCATAACGATTTCCATCGACCCTCAGGGCAGTGTTGCCGCGACTCAGCCGGGAGCCACGGCCCCTACGGTTTTAGGAACCATACAAACCGCCACGTTTCAAAATGAAGCCGGTTTGCAATCGATAGGTTCTAATCTTTTTGTGGAAACCGACGCTTCGGGGGCCGCCGCAGTAGGCAACCCCGGAGTCGATGACCGCGGGACCCTGCAACAGGGCTTTGTTGAGCTATCCAACGTGAGCGTCGTGGAAGAGCTGGTCAGTCTCATTTCAGCACAACGGGCTTATGAGGTCAATTCCAGGACGGTGCAAACATCGGATGAAATGCTGCAAATTGCCAATCAAATGAAACGTTAACCCCCTAGACCTTTTATGACACGATTCAGGATTTTGCCAAATTGTTTACGCGCCATTTTTGGAGCGGGAGTTTTTTTTCTTTTATTCGGCGCCGCTGCCGTTTGTGCAGCGGGAAACAATGTATTGAAGGTTCATGAAATTGAAGAACGGGCTCTAAAATTTCTGAAAGACCGATTTCCCTGGGCCCCGGAAACCACACAGGTGGTCGTCAATTATGAAGGAAAGGATGTCGTTTTGCCGCCGGGCAACCTTGAAGTGAATTTTTACTTGCCCGGCAGAACCGTCAGGCTCGGCCGTTTTCCCGTGCAGGCAAAGATCACCGTCAACAAGGCTTTGCAGAAAAGACTGCGCCTGACTGCCCGGGTCACGCAGTCGATTCCTCTGGTCACCACCAGGCACCCTGTCAATCGCGGGGAGATTTTAACGGCAGAGGATTTGCGGATTGAAGTCTCGCAATCGAATCGCAGTTTCAAGCACGCCGTGACCCGCCTGGAAGACGCCGTGGGTTTTGAGCTGGTCCGCAACCTGGGAGCAGGAAGGGTGATCACAGTCAATTCGCTTCGCAAGCCGCCGCTGGTTGAAAAAGGCAATCAGGTGACCCTGGTTGCGGAAAAAGGTTCCATGCGCATCACGGCGCCCGGTGTGGTGAAAGAAAAAGGTTTTAAAGACAGTTTAATTAAAGTTCTCAACCTGCAAACAAAAAAAATGGTATTTGGCCAAGTGGTGGACTCTCAAACCGTAAAGGTAAAATTTTAATGATGCAATTCGGAAAATTAAATGAAACCCGGAAGTTTGTGTTTGTTCTCGCTTGTTTTCTGTTGGCGGGGGTATTGTCGTCCTGTGCCAAGTCTCACCTGGCGGTGAACCCGGAGGCCGCCGTCATCCCGGATCATATTTTTTCGTCTCCAGCCACAAAAAGGGCGGATGGGGCGCTCTGGCCCGGCGATACCGCCGGCAACCTGTTGTTTGTCGACACCAAGGCGAAAGAAGTGGGGGACATCTTAACGGTGGTGATCAGTGAAAATGCCACCTCAACCCAGTCGGCCACAACCGACACATCCAAGGATGCGGAAACCTCGATGTCCTGGGAGAGTTTCCTGGGCCTGCCCAGCAATTTGGGCGTCCAGAATTTCCTGGGATCGGGAGCGCAGTTTGACCCGAGGGTGGCCGCCGCTTTATCGCGATCGAACAAAGGCACCGGTGAAACCAGCCGCAATGGGAATTTGACGGCGACGGTGACCGTGGTCATCACCCATGTGTATCCAAACGGAAATTTTGCCATCGAAGGCACGCGGTCGGTGACCGTCAATCATGAAGAGCAGATCATGGTCCTGCGCGGCATCATTCGTCCGGTGGATGTTGATTTTGACAACACCATCTCATCCAGGCTGATAGCCAATGCGTCTATCAGTTATTCAGGAGAAGGCGTGGTTGCGGACGAACAAAGAGTGGGCTGGGCGTCCAGGGCTTTGAGCTACATTTGGCCCTTTTAGTGAGGGGGCCGGATTATGAAAGATTCTTTTAAGGCATCGGTATTAGGTTTTTTGGTCGCGGCTTTCCTGGCGCCAGGATGCACCGCGCCGGTGGATAATGTAGTGGGTCCAAGTTCCACCGGTTTAAGCGTCGGGGTCTCGGCGCAGTTTGGCGGGGCGGGTTTAAAAAATGATGGAAGCAGTCAGGCCACCATCCGTGTGGAAGTGTTCACCAGCGGCGGCCAGCCGGTGGACGGCGCGACCGTGACCCTGACGACCACGCTCGGAACTTTAGGCAGTAATTCCTTAACCACGGCCAATGGCGCGGCGACGACCACGCTGACCTCAAGCACCACCAGGGGGTTGGCCGCCATCGTGGCCACGGTTGATAATGTGAGCGCCAACACCGCCGTTCCCATTGTCTCCTTCTAACCAATATTATTGCGATGGGTTCAACCCGGAAATTAATTTCCCCCAAATATAAAGTTTCTCCGATCGGAGGATTTCTGTTTGCAGGCTTTTTACTTTCGGTCATCTTGGCGTGCACCAATGACTTGGATGAGGGAACGCCGCTTGGCCCCTCTTTGGCAGGCGTGCAGGTATTACCCGCCAACGGCCAGGTGCAAAAACTGGGAACATTGACATTCACCACCCGGGGAGGAGTCGCGCCGTTTTCTTTCACGATCAGCACGACAACGATAGGAACCATCGACCCGGCAACAGGCGTGTTCAGTGCGGCCAACACAGCCGGGGCGGCGACGATCACAGCGCAGGATGCCGGTGGCGCGACAGGAACCGCATCCGTTACGGTGCTCGCCAATACGACGCTCGGCGTCAGTCCGAACGCCGGAGTTGTGGCGGTCGGCGGCACGCTGACGTTCACTGCGGTGGGGGCGACGGCTCCGGTTTTCTGGACCACCAGTCCGGGAACGGGAGGAACCATCGTCATCGGCACGGGAGTGTTCACCGCCACAGCCGCTGGCACGGAAACGATCACGGTGGTGGATTCCGCTGGCAACACCGGAACCACGACAGTCACCATACCTTAAAACTATAAAAGGGGCTTATGTTTACTCAATCGATGCGAATCCGGCTGTGGGTGGTGTTATTTGTTTTGCTGGCCGAAACCGCTTATGCGGCCAGGATCAAGGATTTGACCAGCGTTCGCGGGGTCCGCGACAATCAACTGATTGGCTTCGGGTTGGTGATTGGTTTGGCGGGAACCGGCGACAGCGCCACCAACGTTTTCTTTTCCATTCAAACGATGGTCAACATGCTCTCCAAAATGGGAATCACCATCCCTGAAGGCGAGGTGGACCAGTTGAAGTTCAAGAACGTGGCTACCGTCATGGTCACAGGGAGCCTGCCATCCTTCGCCCGCCAGGGAGACCGTATCGACACCTTGATCTCTTCGTTAGGAGATGCAAAAAGTCTGCAGGGAGGGACGCTTTTGATGACGGCACTCAAAGGCCCGGATGGGCAAACGTATGCCGTCGCCCAAGGGCCGCTTTCGATCGGCGGGTTTTTTGTCCAGGGTGCCGCAAAAGGCGTGCAAAAGAATCATCAAACCGTGGCCCGGATAGCCAACGGCGCATTTGTGGAGAGAGAGTTGCCGCACCAGTTTAATTTAAAAGAAGAGGTTTTTTTAACTCTGAAAAAAACCGATTTCACCACCGCAAGCCGGATTTCCAGAGCCATCAACGATTCGATGCGGGATACCGTCGCCTCCCTGGAGGATGGCCGTACGGTCAAAGTGATGGTTCCGCCGTTTTACAAGGACAACACATCGGAATTTGTCACTCGCCTGGAAAATCTGAATGTGGAACCCGATACCGTAGCCAAAGTAATCCTCGATGAACGCACGGGCACGGTAGTGATGGGTGAAAATGTCATGATTTCCGCCGTTGCCGTGGCCCACGGCAATCTGTTCATTCAAATCACCGAAGAACCCTCCGTGTCTCAGCCGCCTCCGCTTTCCCCGGGCGGGCAAACGGTGGTGGTGCCCCGCACCCGTGTGCAGGTTGAAGAAGGGGAGGATCGCCTTCTCATTGTCCCGAAATCCATTTCGCTCGGTGAAGTGGTCAACGGCTTGAACGCCATCGGCGTGAACCCCAGGGATTTGATTGCGATTCTGCAAGCCATCAAAGCCTCCGGCGCTTTGCACGCCGAACTGGAAATCATCTGACCCTTTGCCGGGAGAATATGATAATTCTTTGAGAATCAATGAATTGAGACGGGAAAAATTTTCCCCCTGCCCGGTTTTTTTCTTCCCCTGGACCTTCTCCGATACGCAGTAAAGCGAATCGCGCCTATTTTGCAATCTCTTATTTTATCGCTAGTTAACGGGCCAATGCCGACCTCTGCCCGAAGGTCGGAGCATTTGGTATGTGGATTGCAATTAACGATAAAGAAGACAAGACGTTAACTCTCCAATGAAAAAGGTTGAGGATGGATTATTTATCTCCCCTGCAGAATCAGGGAAGTGTGTTTTCCCGGATGACAGAGCAAAAGCTGGACCAGCTCACAAACCAGGCGACCTCCGAAGACTTTAAGGACGGTGAAGAACTCAAAAAACTGGCGGGCCAGTTTGAGTCGATACTGGTGAACATGCTGATGAAGTCGATGCGCGAAACCATACCTAAAGACGGGCTCCTCAGCAGTTTCTCGCTGGATATGTACCAGTCCATGTTCGATCAGGAAGTGGCCGCCGAAATGTCAAAAAGTAAGGGAAAAGGAATAGGACTGGCCCAGGTCATGTACGACCAGTTGAGCCGCATCAACGAGAACAAACCCGATGCCGAAAAAATTCGGGAAGATTCGAAATCTTCACCGGCTCAGAATTTTAGTCTGAAGGAGTACCGCTAATGAATCCGTCGCTCAGGAAACTTCACGCGCTGATTGAAAAAAAAATTGCTCTCTACGATCAATTCATCCTCCTTCTTCAGGAACAATGGGTTTCTATTTCGGAATATTCATTGGATTCACTTCAAGTCATCATTGCTCAAAAAGAAAAACTGGTCGGTCAGATGCAAACGCTGGAAAAAGAACGATCCGCTTTAATGGCGACGATGGAGGGCCATCTGGGAGCGGCGCCTGGAGCGCTGACGCTCAAGCAAATCATCCAGACCACCTCCGATCCGATTCGCACTCAATTGGTCAAAGGCCGCGAGGCCCTGCTTTCACGAATCACCGCCATCAACGAACTGCACGAGCGTCTGAAAGGTTTGATGGACCATTCCTCGTTGTCGCTCAAAAAATCCCTGGCGTTTGTTCATTCCAAAGGCGAGGAAGCATCTTCTCCTTATCATCCCAATGGGAAGCTGGAGGAAGGAAACATGCAGGGGCGCATGTTGAGTCTGGATGTTTGATTATAGAAAGCGCTTAAAAATAGTTTCACCCCAAAATGGCTGGGTTTTAATCCACCCGCTAAACGGATGAGTTAAAATATGTCGTCCAATATTTTCAGCATTTTAAATACCGCCAAGCTCGGGCTTTTATCTCAACAGTTGGCCATCGAGGTGACCGGCAATAATATCGCCAACGTCGAGACAGACGGTTATTCCCGTCAGGACGTGATCCTGGAATCCAACACGCCGCGGTCGGTCGCTCAGGGGCAGTTGGGAACGGGGGTGCGCGTCAGTGGAATCGAGCGTGTGTTCGATCAGTTCCTGTTTCAGCAGATACTGTCGGAAGGCGACCCGACGGGGGACTTCAAGGTGCGCAAAGATGTGTTCGAGCAACTTGAAGTGCTCTTCAATGAAAACCAGGGCCGCAGTTTGAACAGCGAGCTGAGCGGATTTTTTGGCGCCTTGCAGGATCTTTCGTCGAATCCCAATGGATTGCCTGAACGGGCGGAAGTGATAAACCGGGCGCAGTCCGTTGCCGCGGTTTTCAATACCCTTGGCGAAGGTTTATTTCAAATTCAGAGAAATATAGACGCCATCATAGCGGACGAAGTGGCTGGCATCAACACGCTTGCAGACGAGATCGGCAAGTTGAACAAAGCGATCTTCGCCAACGAACCGGGCGAGTTCAGCGCCAACGACCTCAGGGATCAGCGCGACCGCCTGGTCACGCAACTTTCAGAGAAAATCGATATCACCTATGTCAATGAATCCGACGGGCAGATCAGCCTGACTTTAAAAGACGGAACGCCTCTGGTGTTAAAAGACGTCACCTTTGATTTGAGCACAGGATTGAATGGCAATAACAAATCGTTCCTGGATGTGTTCATCAGCAATGGCGCAGGCGGCACGACCAACGTCACCTCCGCGATTCAAGGCGGCGGTCTCAAGGGTTATCTGGACATGCGGGACACCGAAGTCGCCGCGATCCAGGGAAAACTCAATCGTCTT is part of the Nitrospinaceae bacterium genome and harbors:
- the flgK gene encoding flagellar hook-associated protein 1; its protein translation is MSSNIFSILNTAKLGLLSQQLAIEVTGNNIANVETDGYSRQDVILESNTPRSVAQGQLGTGVRVSGIERVFDQFLFQQILSEGDPTGDFKVRKDVFEQLEVLFNENQGRSLNSELSGFFGALQDLSSNPNGLPERAEVINRAQSVAAVFNTLGEGLFQIQRNIDAIIADEVAGINTLADEIGKLNKAIFANEPGEFSANDLRDQRDRLVTQLSEKIDITYVNESDGQISLTLKDGTPLVLKDVTFDLSTGLNGNNKSFLDVFISNGAGGTTNVTSAIQGGGLKGYLDMRDTEVAAIQGKLNRLAAGFVQEFNRVHQGGFGLDGSTGVNFFTPLDPTVFTNVQNTGSALVSVQNASPTTVSVDDYEITFTGANSFSLNNLTTGASSGTFTFTPGSTFNLAGGFAVNITGTAAVGDRFKFSVSENAAKFVEVSNAVVSNSQKIAAGNSTAGDGSNAGDLADLQSDLTFNSVTLQSGSGAFTFDEFYNALVSAIGIQSASAQAGVRQQEGVLLQLNNRRQSISGVSIDEELINLIQFQQAFNASARMISLVEELFDTLINRI